From the Octadecabacter antarcticus 307 genome, one window contains:
- a CDS encoding DUF4440 domain-containing protein: MPVIELHVMHGYDDIEKLRLCEALTHAVRIVVPAPPEAVTVMIHELEPAGYMRGGQHRTPAAALPCPIKLVQTYLSAMEVRDIDAARSVLGAGFTMTFPGTEPMTELEQMIDWAKPRYNFITKSYSGFEAVQTPGDAAVVYCHGTLSGEWPDGKAFDGIRFIDRFEVTDAHLTRQDVWNDIAETKANS, encoded by the coding sequence ATGCCAGTTATCGAACTGCACGTGATGCACGGCTATGATGACATCGAAAAATTACGCCTGTGCGAAGCGCTGACCCATGCGGTACGGATTGTGGTCCCGGCCCCGCCTGAAGCAGTTACCGTAATGATCCACGAACTTGAGCCCGCAGGCTATATGCGGGGCGGTCAGCATCGTACACCTGCAGCCGCTCTGCCATGTCCGATCAAGCTAGTACAAACCTATCTGTCGGCGATGGAAGTCCGCGATATCGATGCTGCCCGCAGCGTGCTGGGTGCAGGCTTTACTATGACCTTCCCTGGGACAGAACCCATGACCGAGCTGGAACAAATGATTGACTGGGCCAAGCCACGCTATAATTTCATCACCAAGTCCTACTCCGGGTTCGAAGCCGTACAAACACCCGGCGATGCTGCAGTGGTATATTGCCATGGCACCTTGTCCGGCGAATGGCCGGATGGCAAAGCTTTTGACGGCATCCGCTTCATCGACCGCTTCGAAGTGACCGATGCCCACCTGACCCGTCAGGACGTCTGGAATGACATCGCAGAAACAAAGGCCAATTCATGA
- a CDS encoding hydantoinase B/oxoprolinase family protein, translating into MTQKPTPQKIDPITLAVLAGRMEQIADEMDATLFRAAFNPIIAEAHDASHGLYHAISGDTLVQGKSGLPIFVGVMSFAVKAVIDKAAQNGDLEDGDIYIFNDAHLGGTHLSDMRLVRPYFYAGKLFCYLASVGHWHDVGGAVPGNYNPAATDAFQEAFVLPPVRLAKAGTIQTDIVDILMRNTRLPQSAQGDLNGQLGALDLGVKRLDELLGEYGADTVHVALSALQDRAETLMRAELVDLPDGRWEAEDFLDNDGITDVPLKIKVALEIKGDRMTLDFAGTADRCAGPVNIALPTAVATAYVAIKHIFPSLPANAGVMRPIDVKIPDGSLLSAPFPAPVGGYTETILRMVDVIFAAASHAAPDRVVANAYGTINALSISGKRADGQPWVMFSFYGGGHGGSIESDGLNHGNAPISTATIPPMEILEAAYPIMFKQWALRPDSAGAGMHRGGMGATYEIEVLEESATAFLFGERGRFAPKGAAGGAEAAMNVFSYEQADGWHNPPMASKMVGIKLERGQSVRLDTPGGGGYGPAAKRDPADVARDVAGGLLTDSNATQNYGPAWKEVSL; encoded by the coding sequence ATGACTCAAAAACCAACACCGCAAAAAATTGACCCCATTACGCTGGCTGTTCTTGCTGGCAGGATGGAGCAGATTGCAGACGAGATGGATGCAACTTTGTTTCGCGCCGCTTTCAACCCGATTATCGCCGAAGCACATGACGCGTCCCACGGGCTCTACCATGCCATATCGGGTGATACACTGGTGCAGGGCAAATCAGGTCTGCCAATCTTTGTGGGTGTTATGTCTTTTGCCGTAAAAGCGGTCATCGATAAGGCCGCACAAAATGGTGATCTGGAAGATGGCGATATCTACATCTTCAATGATGCCCACCTTGGCGGAACCCACCTAAGCGATATGCGCCTTGTTAGACCTTACTTTTATGCAGGCAAACTGTTTTGCTACCTTGCCTCTGTTGGGCACTGGCATGATGTGGGTGGCGCTGTGCCCGGGAACTATAACCCCGCCGCAACAGATGCTTTTCAGGAGGCGTTCGTGCTGCCCCCCGTTCGCCTTGCAAAGGCTGGCACGATCCAGACTGACATTGTCGATATCCTGATGCGCAACACTCGCCTGCCACAATCGGCTCAAGGGGATCTGAACGGCCAACTTGGAGCGCTTGATCTGGGCGTCAAACGGCTCGACGAACTGCTGGGCGAATACGGTGCCGACACCGTGCACGTTGCGTTGAGTGCCTTGCAAGATCGCGCTGAAACGCTGATGCGCGCCGAACTGGTGGACCTGCCTGATGGACGGTGGGAGGCAGAAGATTTTCTTGATAATGATGGCATTACTGACGTGCCTTTGAAGATTAAAGTGGCGCTCGAGATTAAGGGCGACCGCATGACCTTAGACTTTGCTGGCACCGCTGACCGCTGCGCCGGCCCAGTCAACATCGCCCTGCCAACTGCTGTCGCCACAGCCTATGTCGCGATCAAGCATATTTTCCCCAGCTTACCGGCAAACGCAGGTGTCATGCGCCCAATCGATGTTAAAATTCCTGATGGGTCGCTTCTGTCCGCCCCCTTCCCTGCTCCCGTTGGCGGCTACACAGAGACCATTTTGCGCATGGTTGACGTCATCTTTGCGGCAGCATCACATGCAGCGCCAGACCGCGTTGTTGCAAACGCTTATGGCACGATCAATGCGCTTTCCATATCGGGTAAACGCGCCGATGGCCAACCTTGGGTCATGTTCAGCTTTTACGGTGGCGGACATGGCGGATCAATTGAAAGTGATGGTCTGAACCACGGCAACGCGCCTATTTCTACCGCCACTATACCCCCAATGGAAATTCTTGAGGCAGCCTACCCTATCATGTTCAAACAATGGGCCTTGCGCCCCGACAGCGCCGGTGCGGGTATGCACCGAGGTGGCATGGGCGCCACTTATGAAATCGAGGTGCTCGAAGAATCTGCTACAGCATTTCTATTTGGTGAGCGTGGCCGCTTTGCCCCCAAGGGCGCCGCTGGCGGCGCTGAAGCAGCAATGAATGTATTTTCCTACGAGCAGGCAGATGGCTGGCACAACCCGCCTATGGCCTCCAAAATGGTTGGGATTAAACTAGAGCGTGGCCAATCAGTGCGGCTCGATACCCCCGGTGGAGGAGGATATGGCCCTGCGGCGAAACGCGACCCGGCAGATGTTGCACGCGATGTCGCTGGAGGGCTGCTGACGGACAGTAACGCCACTCAAAACTATGGCCCAGCCTGGAAAGAGGTGTCCTTATGA